A region from the Enterobacter roggenkampii genome encodes:
- a CDS encoding YheV family putative zinc ribbon protein yields MAVRKRFIAGAKCPTCQAQDTLAMWRENNIDVVECVKCGHQMREADKEAREHVRKEEQVIGIFHPD; encoded by the coding sequence ATGGCTGTACGTAAACGCTTTATCGCGGGTGCAAAATGCCCGACCTGCCAGGCGCAAGATACCCTGGCGATGTGGCGGGAAAATAATATTGATGTTGTTGAGTGTGTTAAGTGCGGTCACCAGATGCGTGAGGCCGACAAAGAGGCGCGCGAGCACGTTCGCAAAGAAGAGCAAGTTATCGGGATTTTTCATCCGGACTAG